A DNA window from Anastrepha obliqua isolate idAnaObli1 chromosome 5, idAnaObli1_1.0, whole genome shotgun sequence contains the following coding sequences:
- the LOC129247847 gene encoding DNA-directed RNA polymerase II subunit RPB11, protein MNAPPTFESFLLYEGEKKIIKELDTKVTNAAIFTVNKEDHTLGNMIRNQLLKDPNVLFAGYKVPHPLEHKFVIRIQTTSDYSPHEAFMNAITDLLAELSLFEERFKEAIKEKKEGGD, encoded by the exons atgaatgctcCACCAACTTTCGAGTCTTTTTTATTGTACGAGGGCGAAAAGAA AATCATCAAAGAGTTGGACACAAAAGTCACCAATGCCGCTATTTTCACAGTCAATAAGGAGGATCACACACTTGGCAATATGATTAGAAA TCAGCTTTTGAAGGATCCCAATGTTCTGTTTGCTGGTTATAAAGTGCCACATCCGTTGGAGCACAAATTTGTTATCCGTATACAAACTACTTCTGATTACTCTCCGCATGAAGCTTTTATGAATGCTATAACTGACTTGTTAGCGGAACTTTCATTGTTCGAAGAGCGATTTAAg GAAGCAATTAAGGAGAAAAAAGAGGGTGGTGACTAA
- the LOC129248194 gene encoding putative E3 ubiquitin-protein ligase UBR7 produces the protein MDPEQTRNPLEESSVTMVDVLQEERELEEEYNAVLGASDENCCTYSRGSIKRQALYSCLTCCPDALTDLDKCAGICLACSYRCHENHELIELYTKRNFRCDCPTERFAGQNRCLLNSEMTALQVRNAENLYNQNFQGLYCKCRRPYPDPERTTEEVMLQCTVCEDWFHVHHLDAPASTAKIAETDVCGEMICCDCMQKHTFLQDYTGLALQMPDDPDVSVANVKVVADTSLREENDNKLHSDLDKSISDIMNMTEIKTAASAENGQSSCEPSEAVEKCTEDICSKAKRRKVENDQEFNEQTEEHCRRPRRKQEYPGGPTFWTNDWRAALCQCSQCLALYKSEKVEYLLDTEDSAKSYEERGKQRGTTESTYEQGIRALASIGRVQQIDAITEYNRMKDKLKEYLQTFAVTKKVVTEADINRFFTEMRNEKNAGIGQPHFCR, from the exons ATGGATCCGGAACAGACGAGGAATCCCTTAGAGGAGTCCAGTGTCACAATGGTTGATGTTTTGCAAGAAGAACGCGAATTGGAAGAGGAATATAATGCCGTGCTTGGTGCATCCGATGAAAATTGTTGCACATACTCCCGAGGTTCGATTAAACGGCAAGCCCTCTACTCTTGCTTGACTTGTTGTCCAGATGCTCTCACGGACTTGGATAAGTGTGCTGGAATTTGTTTAGCATGTTCTTATCGCTGTCACGAAAATCACGAGCTTATCGAGTTATATACTAAGCGTAATTTTCGATGTGATTGCCCTACAGAACGCTTTGCAGGTCAAAACCGCTGTTTGCTTAATTCAGAGATGACTGCGCTACAAGTGCGCAATGCCGAAAACTTGTATAACCAAAACTTTCAGGGCTTATACTGCAAGTGTCGCCGGCCCTACCCGGATCCAGAGCGGACAACAGAAGAGGTGATGCTGCAGTGTACTGTTTGTGAGGATTGGTTTCACGTGCATCATTTAGATGCGCCAGCATCGACAGCAAAGATAGCAGAGACCGATGTCTGTGGTGAAATGATTTGTTGCGATTGCATGCAAAAGCACACATTCTTGCAGGACTACACAGGACTGGCGCTACAAATGCCAGATGATCCAGACGTTTCCGTGGCTAATGTGAAAGTTGTTGCCGATACTTCTTTGCGTGAGGAGAATGACAACAAGTTGCATTCAGATTTAGATAAGAGCATATCGGACATAATGAATATGACCGAGATCAAAACAGCAGCATCTGCAGAAAATGGGCAATCGTCATGTGAGCCAAGTGAAGCCGTTGAGAAATGTACCGAGGATATTTGTTCAAAAGCTAAACGGCGGAAGGTTGAAAACGACCAAGAATTTAATGAGCAGACAGAAGAACACTGCCGACGCCCTAGAAGAAAACAAGAGTACCCAGGAG GTCCTACATTTTGGACCAATGACTGGCGAGCAGCATTATGCCAATGTTCTCAATGCTTGGCTTTATATAAATCCGAAAAAGTCGAGTACTTATTGGACACAGAAGACTCAGCAAAATCTTACGAAGAGCGAGGCAAGCAACGTGGGACAACTGAATCCACATATGAACAAGGTATACGTGCCTTGGCTTCCATTGGTCGGGTGCAGCAAATAGACGCTATAACCGAGTACAACCGCATGAAAGATAAATTGAAAGAGTATTTACAAACGTTCGCTGTTACCAAAAAAGTCGTCACTGAGGCTGACATTAATCGTTTTTTTACTGAGATGCGCAACGAAAAAAATGCAGGCATAGGACAGCCACACTTTTGTCGCTAG
- the LOC129248195 gene encoding radial spoke head protein 9 homolog produces MNIEYFNEGLECLMFCGQKLTPEQKVLIENSLIVLQKENRFSGMHFWGRINAITRDYFIAFGHTQDCLKDRKYFYTVDGYQWMLLPFVHSPKIFQATILCREPFIGDPILITTVELDPTFEIDPNQVISANFSGKVRLKEEERLAAIVFIITEESAVCPRGALYKLTDGRVVPNQMFRGLNDLQAKNISNYQILRLPRCELKHNLLKRSDYNYAIDFLDCIADVIPLRQAFSLNLMRNERLVIIKSCLWPGMTFFHKLSSRKHGFLYFGDGKKNYDLLFMY; encoded by the exons atgaatattgaatatttcaatgaagGCCTCGAATGCCTCATGTTTTGCGGTCAAAAACTTACTCCCGAGCAGAAGGTTCTAATTGAAAACTCGCTTATTGTTCTGCaaaaagaaaatcgattttctgGCATGCACTTCTGGGGCCGCATTAATGCCATAACTAGAGACTACTTCATCGCATTCGGCCATACCCAGGATTGCCTAAAAGACCGTAAATATTTCTATACGGTTGATGGATATCAATGGATGCTGTTGCCATTTGTACATAGCCCAAAAATCTTCCAAGCGACTATTTTATGTCGCGAGCCTTTTATTGGGGATCCAATTCTTATCACAACGGTGGAACTG GATCCAACTTTCGAAATCGATCCAAATCAGGTGATCTCTGCGAATTTCTCGGGAAAAGTTAgattaaaagaagaagaacgtCTCGCAGCCATAGTATTCATCATTACCGAGGAAAGTGCAGTCTGCCCACGCGGCGCACTTTATAAGCTCACTGATGGACGTGTTGTACCGAACCAGATGTTTCGCGGCCTTAACGACCTACAAGCCAAAAACATTTCCAACTACCAAATACTTCGCCTTCCTCGCTGTGAATTAAAGCACAATTTGCTAAAACGCAGTGATTATAACTACGCCATCGACTTTCTGGACTGTATAGCCGATGTGATTCCGTTACGTCAGGCTTTCTCCTTGAACTTAATGCGGAACGAACGTTTAGTAATTATAAAATCTTGCCTATGGCCAGGTAtgacattttttcataaattaagcTCGCGCAAACatggttttctttattttggcgaCGGCAAGAAAAACTACGACCTACTTTTTATGTACTAG
- the LOC129249180 gene encoding embryonic polarity protein dorsal-like, protein MERKMPDNSRLMDTSEHELSDIIEIITPELDGTTASSKPYLRVVEQPTRKPMRFRYKCEGRTAGTIPGENSFQETKTFPTVEIVGYKGEALILVSCVTKDKPYRQHPHQLVGKNCKSGVCTKNVGPGLPLRAEFSNIGIQCVRKKEISESLEERKKKKVDPFKTGFDHINDPNSIELNSLRLCFQGFLKSANGWEPLSPVVSEPLYDRKAKSELVISRLCSCAATIDGGDEIILLCSKVNKDDVKIRFKAIDNNQEVWHAYAEFEPSNVHKQTAIAFRTPRYPQADLPKTAKPYIELECPSLDKRSDPLEFVFHDPDHFKRERKRRKISGQSLINQMNRDLGLNLNYQSISMENAFNLPTISLTVQQNIKDEPGFDMPASATAIGQQFDTYRNTYQFSPAQMSPLSPESNRNATPSPILLGANGAYTEQLCTLMQVSTLQAANCQMHEFVFNEQENHGLGYDAGMMNTYNNNTNHAATNHNFCGTIRNNTSGGCFERINNAGTCAPTAHNVQIAESQPQLQNLVSEKERIERIKKDLMQTPITLMQSSPQATVPLQNGWHENANIDFFQ, encoded by the exons TTGAGATCATAACACCAGAATTGGATGGCACTACAGCCTCTTCAAAACCCTACCTACGTGTTGTGGAACAACCCACCCGTAAGCCTATGCGCTTTCGCTATAAGTGTGAAGGTCGCACTGCAGGAACCATACCCGGTGAGAACTCTTTTCAGGAAACGAAAACATTTCCGACTGTCGAAATTGTTGGCTACAAAGGCGAGGCATTAATTCTCGTGTCCTGTGTCACAAAGGATAAGCCCTATCGACAGCATCCACATCAGCTGGTaggtaaaaattgtaaaagtggAGTCTGCACTAAGAACGTTGGCCCTGGTTTGCCTCTGCGTGCAGAATTCAGCAACATCGGCATACAATGCgtacgaaaaaaagaaatttccgaGTCATTAGAGGAGCGGAAAAAGAAGAAAGTCGATCCTTTCAAGA CTGGATTTGATCATATAAACGATCCGAACTCAATCGAACTGAATTCCTTACGTTTATGCTTTCAAGGTTTTCTAAAGAGTGCCAATGGTTGGGAGCCGCTCAGTCCAGTGGTGTCTGAACCCCTGTATGACCGAAAAGCAAAAAGTGAATTGGTAATAAGTCGTCTTTGCAGCTGCGCTGCAACTATCGATGGCggtgatgaaataattttgctCTGTTCGAAAGTCAATAAAGATGACGTGAAAATTCGCTTCAAAGCAATCGATAACAATCAGGAAGTGTGGCATGCATATGCCGAGTTCGAACCGTCCAATGTGCACAAGCAAACAGCGATAGCATTTCGGACACCACGTTATCCGCAGGCGGATTTGCCGAAAACTGCCAAG CCATATATTGAGTTGGAATGCCCCAGCCTGGACAAAAGAAGCGACCCTTTAGAGTTCGTGTTTCATGACCCAG atcATTTCAAGCGAGAAAGAAAGCGTCGGAAAATAAGCGGGCAAAGTCTCATAAATCAGATGAACAGAGATTTGGGCTTAAACTTAAATTATCAAAGCATTT caatgGAGAATGCTTTCAATTTGCCCACGATTTCACTAACGGTACAGCAGAATATCAAAGATGAACCAG GTTTTGACATGCCAGCAAGCGCAACCGCAATTGGCCAGCAGTTCGATACATATCGAAACACCTATCAATTTTCACCGGCACAGATGTCGCCATTGTCCCCAGAAAGCAACCGCAATGCAACGCCATCGCCGATCTTATTGGGCGCCAACGGAGCTTACACGGAGCAACTGTGCACTTTGATGCAGGTCAGTACTCTCCAGGCTGCAAACTGTCAGATGCATGAATTCGTATTTAATGAACAAGAAAACCATGGATTGGGCTATGACGCCGGCATGATGAATACttacaataacaacacaaaTCACGCAGCAACGAACCACAATTTTTGTGGAACCATACGTAATAATACCAGCGGTGGCTGCTTTGAGCGCATCAACAACGCCGGCACTTGCGCTCCAACAGCGCACAATGTCCAGATTGCAGAGTCACAGCCACAGCTGCAGAACCTAGTTTCAGAAAAGGAACGGattgaaagaattaaaaaggATCTCATGCAAACACCAATAACGTTAATGCAGTCTTCTCCACAAGCAACGGTCCCTTTACAGAATGGTTGGCATGAGAATGCCAATatcgattttttccaataa